A genomic segment from Tessaracoccus defluvii encodes:
- a CDS encoding mechanosensitive ion channel family protein — protein MEEAALDILSVAMGAGLGWLAGIVASVVLSVGAYLLVRRHTRLKALSTRLRVPQRVFLSLLGLGLGVTIATAPPVGSSNPPWRTYFEQGFLIVMILATALLLTGLVRAVEDIILTHGEHDEETPHFRRVRTQLQVLDRVIIAVIWLCALAGALLTFPQFRAIGTSLIASAGLLSIVAGLAAQASLANVFAGMQLAFTDALRVGDLIVFEENSGSVEEITLTYVVVRTWDDRRWVVPSTYFTSKAFENWTRRESQMLGTVEFDLDWLVPIDAMRVELTRLLHASDLWDGRSNALQVTDSTGSHVRLRAVVSAATSGDVWDLRCYVREELINWLQRNAVYALPRTRLEPETTAAPTFEEREDFVEKTVAQWEAEQAVEATAVMPKVEPTDDDEEPDSGLPRWLHAWLGQRREGAEAVPARETRSETTTTSQSPEARLYSGSPAAEERRRTMSGPSAADMAEREQAAERRQRTGEQPAVDD, from the coding sequence ATGGAAGAGGCTGCGCTGGACATACTGTCGGTGGCGATGGGCGCCGGGCTCGGCTGGTTGGCCGGCATCGTCGCTTCGGTCGTGCTGTCCGTCGGCGCCTACCTGCTGGTCCGGCGCCACACCCGGCTGAAGGCCCTGAGCACGCGGCTGCGGGTACCGCAGCGCGTGTTCCTGTCGCTACTCGGCCTCGGTCTCGGTGTGACCATCGCGACTGCCCCGCCCGTCGGTTCCTCCAACCCGCCGTGGCGCACGTACTTCGAGCAGGGCTTCCTCATCGTCATGATCCTGGCGACCGCGCTGCTGTTGACGGGGCTTGTGCGCGCCGTCGAGGACATCATCCTCACCCACGGCGAGCATGACGAGGAGACGCCGCACTTCCGCCGGGTCCGGACCCAGCTGCAGGTCCTCGACCGGGTCATCATCGCCGTCATCTGGCTCTGCGCTCTCGCCGGGGCGCTGCTGACGTTCCCCCAGTTCCGGGCCATCGGCACCTCGCTCATCGCCTCGGCCGGCCTGCTGTCGATCGTGGCCGGCCTCGCGGCGCAGGCGTCGCTCGCCAACGTCTTCGCCGGCATGCAGCTGGCCTTCACCGACGCGCTGCGGGTCGGCGACCTCATCGTCTTCGAGGAGAACAGCGGCTCAGTCGAGGAGATCACCCTCACGTACGTGGTGGTGCGCACCTGGGATGACAGACGCTGGGTGGTACCCAGCACCTACTTCACCAGCAAGGCCTTCGAGAACTGGACCCGCCGCGAGTCCCAGATGCTCGGCACGGTCGAGTTCGACCTCGACTGGCTCGTGCCGATCGACGCGATGCGGGTGGAGCTGACCCGCCTGCTGCACGCCTCCGACCTCTGGGACGGCCGAAGCAACGCGCTCCAGGTCACCGACTCCACGGGCAGCCACGTCCGGCTGCGGGCGGTGGTCTCCGCCGCCACCTCCGGCGACGTGTGGGACCTGCGCTGCTACGTGCGCGAGGAACTGATCAACTGGCTCCAGCGCAACGCCGTCTACGCGCTGCCCCGCACCCGGCTGGAGCCGGAGACGACGGCGGCTCCCACGTTCGAGGAGCGTGAGGACTTCGTCGAGAAGACGGTGGCGCAGTGGGAGGCGGAGCAGGCGGTCGAGGCGACCGCCGTCATGCCGAAGGTCGAGCCCACCGACGATGACGAGGAGCCGGACAGCGGCCTGCCGCGGTGGCTCCACGCCTGGCTCGGGCAGCGGCGTGAAGGGGCAGAGGCCGTCCCCGCGCGGGAGACGCGCTCCGAGACGACCACCACGTCCCAGAGCCCGGAGGCACGGCTCTACTCGGGCTCGCCCGCGGCCGAGGAACGGCGCCGCACCATGTCAGGGCCCAGCGCGGCCGACATGGCCGAGCGGGAACAGGCGGCCGAACGACGCCAGCGCACGGGCGAGCAGCCCGCCGTCGACGACTAG
- a CDS encoding NUDIX hydrolase — protein MPTPPFVLELRRHVGNAPLWLMGATAIVVRDGRVLLGRRADTGEWAAPSGIVDPGEHPATTVVREAAEELGVVIEVTGALWLDVTGPVRYANGDQCRYLDHGFLARWISGEPWVADEESVDVGWFPIDALPEPRHPRLEAMVARALEPEPRAALPL, from the coding sequence ATGCCCACCCCGCCGTTCGTCCTAGAACTCCGCCGCCACGTCGGGAATGCGCCGCTGTGGCTGATGGGCGCGACCGCCATCGTGGTGCGCGACGGCCGGGTCCTGCTGGGCCGCCGGGCCGACACGGGGGAGTGGGCCGCGCCCAGCGGGATCGTCGACCCGGGCGAGCATCCGGCGACCACCGTCGTCCGTGAGGCGGCCGAGGAGCTGGGTGTCGTGATCGAGGTGACCGGGGCGCTGTGGCTCGACGTCACCGGCCCGGTCCGCTACGCCAACGGGGATCAGTGCCGCTATCTCGACCACGGGTTCCTCGCCCGCTGGATCTCCGGCGAGCCGTGGGTGGCCGACGAGGAGTCCGTCGACGTGGGCTGGTTCCCGATCGACGCGCTGCCGGAGCCGCGGCACCCCAGGCTGGAGGCCATGGTGGCCAGGGCGCTCGAGCCGGAGCCCCGGGCCGCGTTGCCGCTCTAG